The following coding sequences are from one Streptomyces sp. NBC_01294 window:
- a CDS encoding CTP synthase, whose protein sequence is MPPKSMTTKHIFVTGGVASSLGKGLTASSLGALLKARGLRVTMQKLDPYLNVDPGTMNPFQHGEVFVTNDGAETDLDIGHYERFLDVDLDGSANVTTGQVYSQVIAKERRGEYLGDTVQVIPHITNEIKHRIRRMATEDVDVVITEVGGTVGDIESLPFLETVRQVRHEVGRDNVFVVHISLLPYIGPSGELKTKPTQHSVAALRNIGIQPDAIVLRADREVPTSIKRKISLMCDVDEAAVVAAIDAKSIYDIPKVLHTEGLDAYVVRKLDLPFRDVDWTVWEDLLDRVHNPDHEVKVALVGKYIDLPDAYLSVTEALRAGGFANKARVQIKWVTSDDCKTPAGAAAVLGDVDAICVPGGFGDRGVNGKVGAITYARENKIPLLGLCLGLQCVVIEAARNLAGIEDANSTEFDASTPHPVISTMEEQLAFVEGAGDLGGTMRLGMYPAKLAEGSIVREVYGDQAYVDERHRHRYEVNNSYRGELEKKAGLVFSGTSPDNKLVEYVEYPREVHPYLVATQAHPELRSRPTRPHPLFAGLVKAAVERQQSAK, encoded by the coding sequence ATGCCGCCCAAATCCATGACGACCAAGCACATCTTCGTCACCGGGGGTGTCGCTTCCTCCCTCGGCAAGGGCCTCACGGCCTCCAGCCTGGGGGCGCTGCTGAAGGCGCGCGGCCTGCGGGTCACGATGCAGAAGCTCGACCCGTACCTGAACGTCGACCCCGGCACGATGAACCCGTTCCAGCACGGCGAGGTGTTCGTCACCAACGACGGCGCCGAGACCGACCTGGACATCGGCCACTACGAGCGCTTCCTCGACGTCGACCTCGACGGCTCGGCCAACGTCACCACCGGCCAGGTCTACTCGCAGGTCATCGCCAAGGAGCGGCGCGGCGAGTACCTCGGTGACACCGTGCAGGTCATCCCGCACATCACCAACGAGATCAAGCACCGCATCCGCCGCATGGCGACCGAGGACGTCGACGTCGTCATCACCGAGGTCGGCGGCACCGTCGGCGACATCGAGTCGCTGCCGTTCCTGGAGACCGTCCGCCAGGTCCGCCACGAGGTCGGCCGCGACAACGTCTTCGTCGTGCACATCTCGCTGCTGCCCTACATCGGCCCCTCCGGCGAGCTCAAGACCAAGCCCACCCAGCACTCGGTCGCGGCCCTGCGCAACATCGGCATCCAGCCCGACGCCATCGTGCTGCGCGCCGACCGCGAAGTCCCGACCTCCATCAAGCGCAAGATCTCGCTGATGTGCGACGTGGACGAGGCGGCCGTGGTCGCGGCGATCGACGCCAAGTCGATCTACGACATCCCGAAGGTGCTGCACACCGAGGGCCTGGACGCGTACGTCGTGCGCAAGCTCGACCTGCCCTTCCGCGACGTCGACTGGACGGTGTGGGAGGACCTGCTGGACCGCGTCCACAACCCCGACCACGAGGTCAAGGTCGCGCTCGTCGGCAAGTACATCGACCTGCCCGACGCCTACCTGTCGGTGACCGAGGCGCTGCGCGCCGGCGGTTTCGCCAACAAGGCCCGCGTGCAGATCAAGTGGGTCACCTCCGACGACTGCAAGACCCCGGCCGGCGCGGCGGCGGTGCTCGGCGACGTGGACGCGATCTGCGTCCCCGGCGGCTTCGGCGACCGCGGCGTCAACGGCAAGGTCGGCGCGATCACCTACGCCCGCGAGAACAAGATCCCGCTGCTCGGCCTGTGCCTGGGTCTGCAGTGCGTGGTCATCGAGGCCGCGCGCAACCTGGCGGGCATCGAGGACGCGAACTCCACCGAGTTCGACGCCTCCACCCCGCACCCGGTCATCTCGACCATGGAGGAGCAGCTGGCCTTCGTCGAGGGCGCGGGCGACCTGGGCGGCACCATGCGCCTGGGCATGTACCCGGCGAAGCTCGCCGAGGGTTCCATCGTGCGCGAGGTCTACGGCGACCAGGCGTACGTGGACGAGCGCCACCGCCACCGCTACGAGGTCAACAACTCCTACCGCGGCGAGCTGGAGAAGAAGGCCGGTCTGGTCTTCTCCGGCACCTCCCCGGACAACAAGCTGGTCGAGTACGTCGAGTACCCGCGCGAGGTGCACCCCTACCTGGTGGCCACCCAGGCCCACCCGGAGCTGCGCTCGCGCCCGACGCGCCCGCACCCGCTGTTCGCGGGTCTGGTCAAGGCGGCCGTGGAACGGCAGCAGTCCGCGAAGTGA
- a CDS encoding NUDIX hydrolase: MGNDIVDTPESWEIVASRTPFQGAKTAVRSDQVRMPDRTVVRRDYQAHPGSVCVLALDEQQRVLVLRQFRHPVRHRLWELPAGLLDVPGENPLHAAQRELYEEAHVKAGDWRVLADFFSSPGGSDEAVRIFLARDLAEAEGERYKPSEEEADMEIARVPLGDLVRGILAGELGNPGLLTGVLALNAALASDAVDSLRPALAPWPARPYKA; encoded by the coding sequence ATGGGCAACGACATCGTGGACACACCGGAGTCGTGGGAGATCGTCGCTTCACGCACCCCGTTCCAGGGGGCGAAGACGGCGGTCCGCTCGGACCAGGTCCGGATGCCGGACCGGACGGTGGTGCGCCGCGACTACCAGGCGCACCCCGGCTCGGTGTGCGTCCTGGCCCTCGACGAGCAGCAGCGGGTGCTGGTCCTGCGGCAGTTCCGGCACCCGGTGCGGCACCGGCTGTGGGAGCTGCCGGCGGGTCTGCTGGACGTGCCGGGGGAGAACCCGCTGCATGCGGCGCAGCGTGAGCTCTACGAGGAGGCGCACGTCAAGGCGGGGGACTGGCGGGTGCTGGCCGACTTCTTCTCCTCGCCCGGCGGGTCCGACGAGGCGGTGCGGATCTTCCTGGCGCGGGACCTGGCGGAGGCGGAGGGGGAGCGGTACAAGCCCTCCGAGGAGGAGGCGGACATGGAGATCGCCCGCGTTCCCCTCGGCGACCTGGTCCGCGGAATCCTGGCGGGCGAGCTGGGCAACCCCGGGCTGTTGACGGGCGTCCTGGCCCTGAACGCCGCGCTCGCCTCCGACGCGGTGGACAGCCTCCGTCCGGCCCTGGCCCCCTGGCCGGCCCGCCCGTACAAGGCCTGA
- a CDS encoding tetratricopeptide repeat protein: MTDFVGRRRELKELREDIARTGLDTLSGRKAKAPRARVLLVAGRPGSGRTALAEAFVREIAAQYPDGVLRTRLTAPGGDTVATERAVRALLEGLGQPTPPGAGEDELSSALRTALDGRRAIILVDDAADPQQVDALLPDNPECLVVVTAEGPLTGIPDVRPCTLGGLDTPSAVELLAQRIGDTRVTADPRAAEALAEECGGQPAALVLLGGWLAARPKASVADVAKRLHDLPAGAGGPLARGFRLVYESLPQPAQRTLRLLPLAPAGIVDSHTASALAGCSVAAAQSTLDDFAGLGLLRQAQDGLYLLPGCLAPLLQALLEAKERPGEVQLARARMLERTVRLLHSCRAMAATDEDGLRELLDGLPRALRFPDRRAAETWLDTRLPALSAAASLAVADGELDTLARRLVAALVRALADHRGTAEAAPELYGLHRLVLDVAERRDLHREQAAALLNLADLDAETGRTQEALERYRAALDAGRAANDPYATGRAMESVGGAYQELADWHRASDWFGRALSQALARGERADEARLYGRLGNVHTYAGRYGDALRSWRAAAAGYRKLADVPGQAKALSEMARVQEYAGRPEESLHTCREAVELARKAGDQRLQAALQVRLADTLDRLGDPAAARLHRSAADRLLGDDPAACEIRSTSD, from the coding sequence GTGACGGATTTCGTCGGGCGGCGGCGTGAGCTCAAGGAGCTGCGCGAGGACATCGCACGGACCGGGCTCGACACCCTCTCCGGTCGCAAGGCCAAGGCGCCCCGGGCGCGGGTGCTGCTCGTCGCCGGCCGGCCGGGGTCCGGGCGCACCGCCCTGGCCGAGGCGTTCGTGCGCGAGATCGCCGCGCAGTACCCCGACGGCGTGCTCCGGACCCGGCTCACCGCTCCCGGCGGCGACACCGTCGCCACCGAGCGGGCCGTCCGCGCCCTGCTGGAGGGGCTGGGGCAGCCCACCCCGCCCGGCGCCGGCGAGGACGAGCTGAGCTCCGCCCTGCGCACCGCGCTCGACGGGCGGCGGGCGATCATCCTGGTCGACGACGCCGCCGACCCGCAGCAGGTGGACGCCCTGCTGCCGGACAACCCCGAATGCCTCGTCGTGGTCACCGCCGAGGGGCCGCTCACGGGGATCCCCGACGTGCGGCCCTGCACCCTCGGCGGCCTCGACACGCCCTCCGCCGTGGAACTCCTCGCGCAGCGCATCGGCGACACCCGCGTCACCGCCGACCCCCGGGCCGCCGAGGCCCTGGCCGAGGAGTGCGGGGGCCAGCCCGCCGCTCTGGTCCTCCTCGGCGGATGGCTCGCCGCCCGCCCCAAGGCCTCGGTCGCCGACGTGGCCAAGCGGCTGCACGACCTGCCGGCCGGCGCCGGCGGCCCGCTCGCCCGGGGCTTCCGGCTCGTCTACGAGTCCCTGCCGCAGCCCGCCCAGCGGACCCTGCGGCTGCTGCCGCTCGCCCCCGCCGGCATCGTCGACTCGCACACCGCCTCCGCCCTCGCCGGCTGCTCGGTGGCCGCCGCCCAGTCCACGCTGGACGACTTCGCGGGGCTGGGCCTCCTGCGCCAGGCCCAGGACGGCCTGTACCTGCTGCCCGGCTGCCTCGCGCCGCTGCTCCAAGCGCTGCTGGAGGCCAAGGAGCGCCCCGGGGAGGTCCAGCTGGCCCGGGCCAGGATGCTGGAGCGCACCGTGCGGCTGCTGCACTCCTGCCGGGCCATGGCCGCGACCGACGAGGACGGGCTCCGGGAGCTGCTGGACGGCCTGCCGCGCGCCCTGCGCTTCCCCGATCGGCGCGCCGCCGAGACCTGGCTGGACACCCGGCTGCCCGCGCTCTCCGCGGCGGCCTCCCTGGCCGTGGCCGACGGGGAGCTGGACACCCTGGCCCGCCGGCTGGTCGCGGCGCTCGTACGGGCCCTCGCCGACCACCGCGGCACCGCCGAGGCCGCCCCCGAGCTGTACGGGCTGCACCGCCTGGTCCTCGACGTGGCCGAGCGCCGCGACCTGCACCGGGAGCAGGCCGCGGCGCTGCTGAACCTGGCCGACCTGGACGCCGAGACCGGCCGGACCCAGGAGGCCCTGGAGCGCTACCGGGCCGCGCTGGACGCGGGGCGGGCGGCGAACGATCCGTACGCGACCGGCCGCGCGATGGAATCCGTAGGCGGCGCGTACCAGGAGCTCGCGGACTGGCACCGGGCCTCCGACTGGTTCGGCCGGGCGCTCTCCCAGGCCCTCGCGCGGGGGGAGCGCGCGGACGAGGCCCGGCTCTACGGGCGGCTCGGGAACGTCCACACCTACGCGGGCCGGTACGGGGACGCGCTGCGCAGCTGGCGGGCCGCCGCGGCGGGCTACCGGAAGCTGGCCGATGTCCCCGGTCAGGCAAAGGCGTTGAGCGAGATGGCGCGGGTCCAGGAGTACGCCGGACGGCCCGAGGAATCGCTGCACACCTGCCGCGAGGCGGTGGAGCTGGCGCGCAAGGCGGGCGACCAGCGACTTCAGGCCGCGCTGCAGGTCCGGCTGGCCGACACGCTGGACCGGCTGGGGGACCCCGCCGCTGCCAGGCTGCATCGATCCGCAGCCGACAGATTGCTGGGAGATGACCCCGCAGCCTGCGAAATCCGCAGTACTTCCGACTGA
- the ald gene encoding alanine dehydrogenase, protein MKVGIPREVKNNEFRVAITPAGVHELVRNGHQVFVEQNAGVGSSITDAEYVSAGAEILGTADEVWATADLLLKVKEPIAEEYHRLRKDQTLFTYLHLAASRECTDALLESGTTAIAYETVELANRALPLLAPMSEVAGRLAPQVGAYHLMRSAGGRGVLPGGVPGTHAGECVVIGGGVSGWNAAQIAIGMGFHVTLLDRDINKLREADKIFGTKIKTIVSNAFELEKAVVEADLVIGAVLIPGAKAPKLVTNELVAKMKPGSVLVDIAIDQGGCFEDSRPTTHAEPTFKVHNSVFYCVANMPGAVPNTSTYALTNATLPYIVQLANLGWVEALRRDPALALGLNTHDGQVVYGPVAEAHGLETLELSTLLG, encoded by the coding sequence ATGAAGGTCGGCATCCCCCGCGAGGTCAAGAACAACGAGTTCCGGGTCGCCATCACGCCCGCCGGCGTGCATGAGCTGGTCCGTAACGGCCACCAGGTCTTCGTCGAGCAGAACGCCGGTGTCGGCTCCTCGATCACGGACGCCGAGTACGTCTCGGCCGGCGCCGAGATCCTCGGCACCGCCGACGAGGTCTGGGCCACCGCCGACCTGCTGCTGAAGGTCAAGGAGCCGATCGCGGAGGAGTACCACCGCCTCCGCAAGGACCAGACGCTCTTCACCTACCTGCACCTGGCGGCCTCCCGCGAGTGCACGGACGCCCTGCTGGAGTCCGGCACCACCGCCATCGCGTACGAGACGGTCGAGCTCGCCAACCGCGCGCTCCCGCTGCTCGCCCCGATGTCCGAGGTCGCGGGCCGCCTGGCCCCGCAGGTCGGCGCCTACCACCTGATGCGCTCGGCCGGCGGCCGCGGCGTGCTCCCGGGCGGTGTCCCCGGCACCCACGCCGGCGAGTGCGTCGTCATCGGCGGCGGCGTCTCCGGCTGGAACGCCGCGCAGATCGCCATCGGCATGGGCTTCCACGTGACCCTGCTGGACCGCGACATCAACAAGCTCCGCGAGGCCGACAAGATCTTCGGCACGAAGATCAAGACGATCGTCTCCAACGCCTTCGAGCTGGAGAAGGCCGTCGTCGAGGCCGACCTCGTCATCGGCGCCGTGCTGATCCCGGGTGCGAAGGCCCCGAAGCTGGTCACCAACGAGCTCGTCGCCAAGATGAAGCCCGGAAGTGTCCTTGTCGACATTGCGATCGACCAGGGCGGCTGCTTCGAGGACTCCCGTCCGACCACTCACGCCGAGCCGACCTTCAAGGTCCACAACTCGGTCTTCTACTGCGTCGCCAACATGCCGGGCGCGGTGCCGAACACCTCCACCTACGCCCTGACGAACGCCACGCTGCCCTACATCGTGCAGCTCGCGAACCTCGGCTGGGTCGAGGCGCTGCGTCGTGACCCGGCGCTCGCGCTGGGCCTCAACACCCATGACGGCCAGGTCGTTTACGGTCCGGTCGCCGAGGCCCACGGTCTCGAGACCCTCGAGCTGAGCACGCTGCTCGGCTGA
- a CDS encoding ParA family protein → MPERGQGPTGLEAVGSVAVRTFANHQHMTTPQKSMDGLDVNSRAGDLSGEKPVGFADYDNVPEGHFYDPDAEYEPDPEYAATLAPDAARQRRERIGPTGRPLPYFPIPGPLTDHGPAKIIAMCNQKGGVGKTTSTINLGAALAEYGRRVLLVDFDPQGALSVGLGVNPMELDLTVYNLLMERGMSADEVLLKTAVPNMDLLPSNIDLSAAEVQLVSEVARESTLQRALKPLLADYDYIVIDCQPSLGLLTVNALTAAHKVIVPLECEFFALRGVALLTETIEKVQERLNPELELDGILATMYDSRTVHSREVLARVVEAFDDHVYHTVIGRTVRFPETTVAGEPITTYASNSVGAAAYRQLAREVLARCHAE, encoded by the coding sequence ATGCCTGAGCGGGGCCAAGGCCCTACCGGGCTCGAAGCCGTCGGCTCCGTCGCGGTACGCACCTTCGCAAACCACCAGCACATGACGACGCCCCAAAAGAGCATGGACGGCCTAGACGTGAACTCCAGGGCCGGCGACCTGAGCGGCGAAAAGCCCGTGGGTTTCGCCGACTACGACAATGTGCCCGAGGGGCACTTCTACGACCCCGACGCGGAGTACGAACCGGACCCCGAGTACGCGGCCACCCTCGCCCCCGACGCTGCCCGCCAGCGCCGTGAGCGGATCGGCCCGACCGGACGCCCGCTCCCGTACTTCCCGATCCCGGGTCCGCTGACCGACCACGGTCCGGCGAAGATCATCGCGATGTGCAACCAGAAGGGCGGCGTGGGCAAGACCACGTCGACCATCAACCTGGGTGCCGCGCTCGCCGAGTACGGGCGCCGCGTGCTGCTCGTCGACTTCGACCCGCAGGGCGCGCTGTCCGTGGGTCTCGGCGTGAACCCGATGGAACTCGACCTGACGGTCTACAACCTGCTCATGGAGCGGGGCATGTCGGCCGACGAGGTGCTGCTCAAGACGGCGGTCCCCAACATGGACCTGCTGCCGAGCAACATCGACCTGTCCGCTGCGGAAGTGCAGTTGGTCAGCGAGGTCGCGCGCGAGTCCACCCTGCAGCGGGCCCTCAAGCCCCTGCTGGCCGACTACGACTACATCGTGATCGACTGTCAGCCCTCGCTCGGTCTGCTGACCGTGAACGCCCTGACGGCGGCTCACAAGGTCATCGTCCCGCTGGAGTGCGAGTTCTTCGCACTGCGCGGCGTGGCGCTGCTGACCGAGACCATCGAGAAGGTGCAGGAGCGGCTCAACCCCGAGCTGGAGCTCGACGGCATCCTCGCCACGATGTACGACTCCCGTACGGTGCACAGCCGCGAGGTGCTGGCGCGCGTCGTCGAGGCCTTCGACGACCACGTCTACCACACGGTCATCGGCCGCACGGTGCGCTTCCCGGAGACCACGGTCGCCGGTGAGCCGATCACGACGTACGCCTCCAACTCCGTCGGCGCCGCCGCCTACCGCCAGCTGGCCAGGGAGGTGCTCGCCCGGTGTCACGCCGAGTGA